A window of the Polaribacter sp. HaHaR_3_91 genome harbors these coding sequences:
- a CDS encoding efflux RND transporter periplasmic adaptor subunit, translated as MKKVIIFGGIAVALIAVLIWFGKKNSASPIEYKTEKAFKATIVKKSVATGKVTPLEEVEIKPQIAGIIDKIVVEEGAIVKAGDLLATVRVVPNEQSLTSAKGRINSVQIQLNNTKVQYDRNKKLFDKGVISRQEFESLELSYNQAKNDLRNAQNDYQIIKKGSAGSSGANTNIRATTSGMVVEIPVKKGYQVVETNGFSAGTTIATIADMTKMIFEGKVDESEVGKLVKGTEIEISLGAIENKKFPAVLNFIAPKGTEEAGAVQFKIKADVSLDDEHFIRAGYSANAEIVLERKDSVLSIKESLLQFDRKTELPYVEIKNAEGTFDKKDVKLGTSDGVNVEILEGVTKDDDIKIWNQTSKEDDKDNNNN; from the coding sequence ATGAAAAAAGTAATCATTTTTGGAGGAATAGCTGTTGCATTAATAGCAGTACTAATTTGGTTTGGTAAAAAGAACAGTGCATCACCGATAGAGTACAAAACAGAAAAAGCTTTTAAAGCAACAATTGTTAAAAAAAGTGTTGCTACTGGTAAAGTTACTCCGTTAGAGGAAGTAGAGATAAAACCACAAATAGCAGGTATTATAGATAAAATTGTTGTGGAAGAAGGCGCAATTGTAAAAGCAGGAGATTTGTTAGCAACAGTAAGAGTTGTACCAAACGAACAGTCTTTAACAAGTGCAAAAGGGCGTATTAATTCTGTTCAAATTCAATTGAACAATACAAAAGTACAATACGACAGAAATAAAAAATTATTTGATAAAGGAGTTATTTCTCGTCAAGAATTTGAATCTCTAGAACTTTCTTATAATCAAGCAAAAAACGATTTACGTAACGCACAAAATGATTATCAGATTATTAAAAAAGGATCTGCAGGTTCTTCTGGTGCAAATACAAATATTAGAGCAACAACTTCTGGGATGGTGGTAGAAATTCCTGTTAAAAAAGGATATCAGGTTGTAGAAACAAATGGATTTAGTGCAGGTACCACAATTGCTACGATTGCAGATATGACTAAAATGATTTTTGAAGGAAAGGTAGATGAATCTGAAGTTGGTAAGTTGGTAAAAGGAACAGAAATAGAAATTTCTTTAGGAGCTATCGAAAACAAGAAGTTTCCAGCAGTTTTAAACTTTATTGCACCAAAAGGAACAGAAGAAGCAGGAGCAGTTCAGTTTAAAATTAAAGCGGATGTTTCTTTAGATGATGAACATTTTATTAGAGCTGGATATAGCGCTAATGCAGAAATTGTTTTAGAGAGAAAAGACAGTGTTTTATCTATTAAAGAATCTTTATTACAGTTTGATAGAAAAACGGAATTGCCTTATGTAGAAATTAAAAATGCAGAAGGAACATTTGATAAGAAAGATGTAAAATTAGGAACATCAGATGGTGTAAATGTTGAGATTTTAGAAGGAGTTACCAAAGATGATGATATTAAAATTTGGAATCAAACTTCTAAAGAAGATGATAAAGACAATAACAATAATTAA
- a CDS encoding thiol-disulfide oxidoreductase DCC family protein, giving the protein MIDLSKDKKIILFDGVCNLCNDSVLKVIKYDTKNTFLFTALQSNKGKEIINQLGIDISKIDSIVLYEPGVSYEIKSTAALKIMNDFGGIWSLSQIFLFLPEGFRNYVYDYIAKNRYKWFGKKETCMIPTPELNAKFLD; this is encoded by the coding sequence ATGATTGATTTATCAAAAGACAAAAAGATTATTTTATTTGATGGAGTTTGTAATTTATGCAATGATTCTGTCTTAAAGGTAATAAAATACGATACAAAAAACACCTTTTTATTTACAGCTTTACAGTCTAATAAAGGGAAAGAAATCATCAATCAATTAGGAATTGACATTTCTAAAATTGATTCTATTGTTTTGTATGAACCTGGTGTTTCTTATGAAATAAAATCTACAGCAGCTTTAAAAATAATGAATGACTTTGGAGGAATCTGGAGCCTAAGTCAAATCTTTTTATTTTTACCAGAAGGATTTAGAAATTATGTCTACGATTATATTGCAAAAAACCGTTACAAATGGTTTGGCAAAAAAGAAACTTGCATGATTCCTACACCTGAATTAAATGCGAAATTTTTAGATTAA
- a CDS encoding HAD family phosphatase has translation MNVPKEIKCVIFDMDGVIIDSEEIHKKAYYETFASIGVTVSDDLYKTLTGSSTINAFQKLVAHFKLDLDPEELVLNKRKRYVNFFENDPTLHLVKGVEDLIKHCHKKGLTLILASSSAMVNIDRVFNRFDLNKYFTAKISGADLTESKPNPEIFNKAASLGNTPKENCVVIEDSDNGVKAANDAGIFVFGYRNPMAEDQSLKKADFIVNNFKRLHKIL, from the coding sequence ATGAACGTACCAAAAGAAATAAAATGTGTCATTTTTGACATGGATGGCGTAATTATAGATTCAGAAGAAATTCATAAAAAAGCGTATTACGAAACCTTTGCCTCTATTGGTGTAACTGTTTCTGACGATTTATACAAAACTTTAACAGGTTCGTCTACCATTAATGCTTTTCAGAAATTAGTAGCACACTTTAAGTTAGATTTAGATCCGGAAGAATTGGTTTTAAATAAAAGAAAACGCTATGTAAATTTCTTTGAAAATGACCCAACATTGCATTTGGTAAAAGGTGTAGAGGATTTAATAAAACATTGTCATAAAAAAGGTTTGACCTTAATTTTAGCATCTTCCTCTGCGATGGTCAATATCGATAGAGTTTTTAATCGATTTGATTTAAACAAATATTTTACAGCTAAAATTAGTGGAGCAGATTTAACGGAATCGAAACCAAACCCAGAAATCTTTAACAAAGCAGCTTCTTTAGGAAATACACCAAAGGAAAACTGTGTGGTTATAGAAGATTCTGATAACGGTGTTAAAGCAGCCAATGATGCAGGTATTTTTGTATTTGGATACAGAAACCCAATGGCAGAAGATCAATCTTTAAAAAAAGCTGATTTTATAGTTAATAATTTTAAAAGGTTGCATAAGATATTGTAA
- a CDS encoding polysaccharide biosynthesis tyrosine autokinase — translation MQQENPLNYIFQEEEPINIREQLEKYLFHWKWFVFTTIVAIGIAYAYSYYTPSQYRVATTILIDDDSNGGLSSELSAFEDLGLIGGGKKSIDNEIGVLKSYTLMERVVKELGVYTTFYKEDRGRITELYDTEVPFKITFFSKEKVYNLNTTFKIHVLSASQFELISEDESVKKHVFGESVSTVFGKITITPTKTEIKNINETITVRISALKNVVEGLRGALQVGLMFEKSSLLELSLISQNKEKSTAILDGLVRQYNEDAVAGKNLIGNNTRTFIDERLAVIEKDLSAVDKGVEDFKSNNRLTGIPAEAAIVLENNAELEKKIVDLNTQIRLTDYVMSYITENKENLIPANLGLNDGNLDGNSIQYNELILERNRILKGSSLKNPVIVNLNSQIAQLRGSIYQSLVNLKSSLTISLIDAKKAESKVGYRMSSVPKQDREFRDIERQQQIIETLYLYLLQKREENAISLAVTVPNAKVIDTARGSDSPINAKGKVVYLIAISLGLAIPFAIIYVLFLLDNKVHNTKEVESIVKAPLMGEIPKTKDTSKVIQKDDRSGLSESFRMIRTNLDFMLSGAGIKDGGKTIFITSTLPSEGKTFISVNLSAVLALSNKKVLLIGADIRKPRLEEYLGIKLGKGITHYLTDNSLKVPDVIEHVDALNIDVLHSGVIAPNPSELLSNGRFEDLLAYGKEHYDFVIVDTAPVKLVTDTMLLGRSADLFIYTIRANYLDKRLLEIPAKLYKDKRLPNMTVLLNDVDVEAEYGYGYSYGYGYGEAEVKKSWWKRG, via the coding sequence ATGCAACAAGAGAACCCTTTAAATTATATTTTTCAGGAAGAAGAACCTATAAATATAAGAGAACAGTTAGAAAAATATTTATTTCATTGGAAATGGTTTGTTTTTACTACAATAGTAGCAATAGGAATAGCATATGCGTATTCTTATTATACACCAAGCCAATATAGAGTAGCAACAACAATTTTAATTGATGATGACAGTAATGGTGGTTTATCTAGTGAGCTTTCTGCCTTTGAAGATTTAGGTTTAATAGGAGGAGGAAAAAAATCGATAGACAATGAAATAGGAGTTTTAAAATCGTATACGCTTATGGAGCGTGTTGTAAAGGAATTAGGAGTCTATACAACATTTTACAAAGAAGATAGAGGGCGTATTACAGAATTGTATGATACAGAAGTACCTTTTAAAATAACTTTTTTTTCTAAAGAAAAAGTATATAATTTAAATACTACATTTAAAATTCATGTACTATCTGCATCTCAATTTGAGCTTATTTCAGAAGATGAAAGTGTTAAGAAACATGTCTTTGGCGAGAGTGTAAGTACCGTCTTTGGTAAGATAACGATAACACCTACAAAGACAGAAATTAAGAATATTAATGAAACCATAACGGTTAGAATATCTGCATTAAAAAATGTTGTTGAAGGTTTAAGAGGAGCGCTGCAAGTAGGTTTAATGTTTGAAAAATCTAGCTTATTAGAACTTAGTTTAATATCTCAAAATAAAGAAAAATCAACAGCAATTTTAGATGGATTGGTAAGACAGTATAATGAAGATGCTGTTGCTGGTAAAAATTTAATAGGTAACAATACTCGTACTTTTATTGATGAGAGGTTGGCTGTTATAGAAAAAGACTTATCTGCTGTAGATAAAGGAGTAGAAGATTTTAAATCTAATAACAGGTTAACTGGTATTCCTGCGGAAGCGGCCATAGTACTAGAGAATAATGCAGAGTTAGAAAAGAAAATTGTAGATTTAAATACGCAGATTAGGTTAACTGATTATGTAATGTCTTATATCACTGAAAATAAAGAAAATTTAATACCTGCTAATTTAGGTTTAAATGATGGTAATTTAGACGGCAACAGTATTCAGTACAATGAGCTAATTTTAGAACGTAATAGAATTTTAAAAGGATCTAGTCTTAAAAATCCAGTAATTGTTAATTTAAACTCTCAAATTGCTCAGTTACGAGGTAGTATTTATCAAAGTTTGGTAAACTTAAAATCATCTTTAACTATTTCTTTAATTGATGCCAAAAAAGCAGAAAGTAAAGTAGGTTATAGAATGTCTTCTGTACCTAAACAAGATAGAGAGTTTAGGGATATTGAAAGACAACAACAGATAATAGAAACATTATACCTGTACTTATTACAAAAGAGAGAAGAAAATGCAATTTCACTAGCAGTAACAGTACCTAATGCAAAAGTAATTGATACCGCAAGAGGTAGTGATAGCCCAATAAATGCTAAAGGTAAAGTGGTATATTTGATTGCTATTTCATTAGGTTTAGCAATACCATTTGCAATTATTTATGTGTTATTTTTATTAGATAATAAAGTACACAACACCAAAGAAGTAGAATCTATTGTAAAAGCACCTTTAATGGGAGAAATTCCAAAAACAAAGGATACTAGTAAAGTCATTCAGAAAGATGATAGAAGTGGTTTGTCTGAATCTTTTAGAATGATTCGTACAAATTTAGATTTTATGCTTTCTGGAGCCGGAATTAAAGATGGAGGAAAAACTATTTTTATAACTTCTACATTACCGAGTGAAGGTAAAACTTTTATTTCTGTAAATTTATCTGCGGTATTGGCATTATCAAACAAAAAAGTATTATTAATTGGTGCGGATATTAGAAAACCTCGTTTAGAAGAATATTTAGGTATAAAATTAGGTAAAGGAATCACCCATTATTTAACAGATAATTCGTTAAAAGTTCCTGATGTAATTGAACATGTAGATGCACTTAATATTGATGTGTTGCACTCTGGTGTAATAGCACCAAACCCTTCGGAATTATTAAGTAACGGACGTTTTGAAGATCTTTTAGCGTATGGAAAAGAACATTACGATTTTGTAATTGTTGATACAGCTCCGGTAAAATTAGTAACAGATACTATGTTACTAGGTAGAAGTGCCGATTTGTTTATTTATACAATTAGAGCCAATTATTTAGACAAACGTTTGTTAGAAATACCTGCAAAGTTATACAAAGACAAACGTTTACCTAATATGACCGTTTTATTGAATGATGTAGATGTAGAAGCAGAGTATGGTTACGGTTATAGCTATGGCTACGGTTATGGAGAAGCTGAGGTTAAGAAGTCTTGGTGGAAAAGAGGATAA
- a CDS encoding ATP-dependent endonuclease has translation MKITRIKIENFRSIKNTEFNTSDFNIAVGQNNCGKTNFFEAIQFFYNGLGRGQNITELKYKRQSTNEIFIELEFSGAQQGAENMRNQTNKTKIINALSENDTVIVSRSSVDVKKRKFIINGEEVNPGTGFDKALNDFLPKFEYVTTKQYYDAVAKYGKTTPMGIMLSGVLSAILQENVQYQEFQTKFRELFEDDTSEIKTEFDNVGNKVQVYLEKQFPDCTKVKFEVTAPVFDDLLKNFETTIDDGVETSAEEKGDGMQRALMLAIIQAYADFRKSNDDLGKSFLFFIDEAELHLHPTAQRKLKEVLHTLSNNNDQVFINTHSSVFVADNFDNQSILKVEKLEGQTEFELTTDLDKPYVVFELLGGSPSDLLLPKNFMIVEGQSEFELLTRVIKRFYADKPRIQIIKANGDIDQVERTINAIEKAFIPLKSSIYGTKTVISIDEPSRQTIGGVNQFHQNYKSIIQNGQFFQLVGRDLEQSYPNQECPTYGNWRKTQEELDAVNEKGKKIITGSKKKKLAKHVGLNISQQQFESELSICFQALQKCWELSY, from the coding sequence ATGAAAATAACCAGAATTAAAATTGAAAACTTTCGTTCAATTAAAAATACAGAATTTAATACCTCAGATTTTAATATTGCTGTAGGGCAGAATAATTGTGGAAAGACTAACTTTTTTGAGGCAATTCAATTTTTTTATAATGGATTGGGAAGAGGGCAAAACATTACCGAATTAAAATACAAGAGACAATCTACAAATGAAATTTTTATTGAATTAGAATTTTCAGGTGCCCAACAAGGTGCTGAAAATATGCGGAATCAGACTAATAAAACAAAAATAATAAATGCTCTTTCTGAAAATGATACAGTAATTGTATCAAGAAGCTCGGTTGATGTCAAAAAGAGAAAATTTATAATAAATGGTGAAGAAGTAAACCCAGGCACAGGGTTTGATAAAGCTTTAAATGACTTTTTACCCAAATTTGAATACGTTACTACCAAACAATATTATGATGCAGTGGCTAAATACGGAAAGACAACACCAATGGGAATTATGTTATCAGGTGTTCTTTCAGCTATCTTACAAGAGAATGTGCAGTATCAAGAGTTTCAAACAAAATTTAGAGAATTATTTGAAGACGATACATCTGAAATAAAAACAGAGTTTGATAATGTTGGAAATAAAGTTCAAGTCTATTTAGAAAAACAATTTCCTGATTGTACAAAAGTAAAATTTGAAGTTACCGCACCCGTTTTTGATGACCTTCTCAAGAATTTTGAAACGACTATAGATGATGGAGTTGAAACTTCTGCTGAAGAAAAAGGAGATGGAATGCAGAGAGCATTAATGCTTGCTATAATTCAAGCTTATGCTGATTTCCGAAAATCTAATGATGATTTAGGTAAATCTTTTTTATTCTTTATTGACGAAGCTGAGCTTCATTTACATCCTACTGCACAAAGAAAGCTAAAAGAAGTCTTACACACATTATCTAATAATAATGACCAAGTTTTTATCAATACTCATTCTTCTGTTTTTGTAGCAGACAATTTTGATAATCAATCAATTTTAAAAGTAGAAAAGCTAGAAGGTCAAACGGAATTTGAATTAACGACAGATTTAGACAAACCATATGTAGTCTTTGAACTTTTAGGAGGTAGTCCTAGTGATTTGCTTTTACCAAAAAACTTTATGATTGTAGAAGGTCAATCAGAGTTTGAATTATTAACAAGAGTTATTAAACGGTTTTACGCAGATAAACCAAGAATTCAAATAATTAAAGCCAATGGAGATATTGATCAAGTAGAACGAACAATAAACGCAATAGAAAAAGCTTTTATTCCATTAAAATCAAGTATATATGGGACAAAGACTGTTATTTCAATAGATGAACCTAGTAGGCAAACAATAGGTGGTGTTAATCAATTTCATCAAAACTACAAATCAATAATCCAAAATGGACAGTTTTTTCAATTAGTAGGAAGAGATCTTGAACAATCATATCCAAATCAAGAATGTCCAACCTATGGGAACTGGAGAAAAACACAAGAAGAACTTGATGCTGTAAATGAAAAAGGAAAAAAAATAATAACAGGTTCAAAAAAGAAGAAATTAGCAAAACACGTAGGGCTTAACATATCACAACAACAATTTGAGAGTGAATTAAGTATCTGTTTTCAAGCTCTTCAAAAATGTTGGGAGTTATCATATTAA
- a CDS encoding polysaccharide biosynthesis/export family protein: MKYLYVTSVLLLFLVTSCVSKKKIVYFGDKKKVIVNSRLQKYEPTIQKDDLLNINVSAANAEAVLPFNLYETPILDNSIGSAKPLPYLVNASGEIKFPVLGVLKVTGMTTNELSEFLHTKLAEYISNPIINISTINFKVTVLGEVNKPGTYQIQNQRITIVEALGLAGDLTINGNRDITLIRERDGERVFIPIDITNKALFNSPYYYLSQNDLIYVEPNKSKINSSGIGANTSVIFTSIATFISIIAILIQ, from the coding sequence ATGAAGTATCTATATGTAACATCTGTATTGCTTTTATTTTTAGTCACATCATGTGTTTCTAAAAAAAAGATTGTGTATTTCGGAGATAAAAAAAAGGTGATAGTAAATAGTAGATTGCAAAAGTATGAACCTACTATTCAAAAAGATGATTTATTAAATATAAATGTATCTGCAGCAAATGCAGAAGCCGTTTTACCTTTTAACCTTTATGAAACTCCAATTTTAGATAATTCAATTGGAAGTGCAAAACCATTACCCTATTTAGTAAATGCTAGTGGCGAAATTAAGTTTCCGGTATTAGGTGTTTTAAAAGTAACAGGTATGACAACTAACGAATTAAGTGAGTTTTTACATACAAAATTGGCAGAATATATATCTAATCCTATTATAAATATTAGTACCATCAATTTTAAAGTAACTGTTTTGGGTGAGGTTAATAAGCCTGGTACATATCAAATTCAAAATCAACGAATCACCATTGTAGAGGCTTTAGGTTTAGCTGGAGATTTAACAATTAATGGAAATAGAGATATTACATTAATAAGAGAGCGAGATGGAGAACGTGTTTTTATACCTATAGATATTACCAATAAAGCCTTATTTAATTCCCCATATTACTACTTGTCACAAAACGATCTTATTTATGTGGAACCCAATAAAAGTAAGATTAACTCTTCTGGTATAGGGGCAAATACGAGTGTTATATTTACTTCGATAGCCACGTTTATATCAATTATTGCCATTTTAATACAATAA
- a CDS encoding ABC transporter ATP-binding protein, protein MIRIEKLHKSYPIGKDSLHVLKGIDLHIKEGEFVSIMGSSGSGKSTLLNIVGLLDEHDEGDYYLNGQLIKNLNEKKAAILRNKFLGFIFQSFNLISYKTALENVALPLYYKGMARKERLEKALEYLEKVGLKDWANHLPNELSGGQKQRVAIARALVTKPKVVLADEPTGALDSTTTDSVMDLLKDINNEGMTVFVITHEEEVAEQTKRIVRLKDGLIISDEYTNVSKTV, encoded by the coding sequence ATGATTAGAATAGAAAAACTACACAAATCTTATCCGATAGGTAAAGATTCTCTACATGTTTTAAAAGGTATCGATTTACATATAAAAGAAGGCGAATTTGTTTCTATTATGGGATCTTCAGGTTCTGGTAAATCTACTTTATTAAACATTGTTGGTTTATTAGATGAACATGATGAAGGTGATTATTACCTAAACGGACAACTAATAAAGAACTTGAATGAAAAAAAAGCAGCAATTCTTAGAAATAAATTCTTAGGGTTTATTTTTCAATCATTTAACCTTATTTCTTACAAAACTGCTTTAGAAAATGTAGCGCTTCCTTTGTATTATAAAGGAATGGCAAGAAAAGAACGTTTAGAAAAAGCTTTAGAATATTTAGAAAAAGTAGGTTTAAAAGATTGGGCAAACCATTTACCAAACGAACTTTCTGGAGGACAGAAACAGCGTGTAGCAATTGCAAGAGCGTTAGTTACAAAACCAAAAGTTGTTTTAGCAGATGAGCCAACAGGAGCTTTAGACTCTACAACTACAGATTCTGTAATGGATTTATTAAAAGACATTAATAATGAAGGAATGACAGTGTTTGTTATAACGCACGAGGAGGAAGTTGCAGAGCAAACCAAAAGAATTGTACGTTTAAAAGACGGTCTTATTATTAGTGATGAATATACAAATGTATCTAAAACAGTTTAA
- a CDS encoding ABC transporter permease — MFDLDRWREIFQSISKNKLRSALSGFTVAFAILLFTLLFGIGNGLQNTFKNEFAKDAMNSIYIWSNNTTIAYKGNQIGRRIQFKNDDFTYIKENFGDKIQTISPRIQRSENVVYKDEKDNYTIRGVYPEYYVLESAEVTEGRFLNYRDIQERGKVVVIGRMVEKDLFGQLSAFGKQINIGGIMYKVIGVFSDPGGDSDERYIYTPFSTMQRMYGNNDYVDEFGITYNPDLSIDEAIAFSSKLHRELKKRHNVSPNDQRGIGLDNYATNNKEVSGMMFGLSILILVIGFGTLIAGVVGISNIMVYIVKERTKELGIRKAVGATPSMIVAMIMQEAVFITAISGYSGLLLGIGILEIAGPSLEKYFILNPSVSQPVVIGATLTLVCAGLIAGYLPAKKAAKIKPVVALNSD, encoded by the coding sequence ATGTTTGATTTAGATCGTTGGAGAGAAATTTTTCAAAGCATTAGTAAAAACAAGTTGCGCTCTGCGTTGTCTGGTTTTACGGTTGCGTTTGCTATTTTACTTTTTACGTTACTTTTTGGTATTGGTAACGGACTTCAAAATACCTTTAAAAATGAATTTGCAAAAGATGCTATGAACTCCATTTATATTTGGAGTAATAACACCACAATAGCTTATAAAGGAAACCAAATAGGCAGAAGAATTCAGTTTAAAAATGATGATTTTACCTATATCAAAGAGAATTTTGGAGATAAAATTCAAACCATAAGTCCAAGAATTCAGAGATCTGAAAATGTTGTTTATAAAGACGAAAAAGATAACTACACCATTAGAGGTGTATATCCAGAATATTACGTGTTGGAATCTGCAGAAGTAACAGAAGGTCGTTTTTTAAATTATAGAGATATACAAGAAAGAGGAAAAGTTGTTGTAATTGGTAGAATGGTAGAAAAAGATTTGTTTGGTCAATTAAGTGCTTTTGGAAAACAAATAAATATAGGAGGAATTATGTATAAAGTTATTGGTGTTTTCTCTGATCCTGGAGGGGATAGTGATGAAAGATATATTTATACACCATTTTCTACAATGCAAAGAATGTATGGTAATAATGATTATGTAGATGAATTTGGAATTACATATAACCCGGATTTAAGTATCGATGAAGCCATTGCATTTAGTAGTAAATTACACCGAGAATTAAAGAAAAGACACAATGTTTCGCCTAACGACCAAAGAGGAATTGGCTTAGATAACTACGCAACAAATAATAAAGAAGTATCTGGGATGATGTTTGGCTTAAGCATTTTAATTCTAGTAATTGGTTTTGGAACCCTAATAGCTGGAGTTGTAGGTATTAGTAATATTATGGTGTACATCGTTAAAGAAAGAACTAAAGAATTAGGAATTAGAAAAGCAGTTGGCGCAACACCAAGTATGATTGTTGCCATGATAATGCAAGAAGCTGTTTTTATTACGGCAATATCTGGTTATTCAGGTTTACTACTGGGAATAGGGATTTTAGAAATTGCTGGACCAAGTTTAGAAAAATACTTTATTTTAAATCCAAGTGTTTCTCAACCTGTAGTTATTGGAGCAACATTAACACTTGTTTGTGCAGGTTTAATTGCAGGATATTTACCAGCCAAAAAAGCAGCAAAAATTAAACCCGTGGTAGCATTAAATTCAGATTAA
- a CDS encoding ABC transporter permease, translating into MRFLFEKDTWQEIYGSIRKNKTRTAITIFGAFWGILLLVGLLGAAKGIENSFNSMFGNFATNSVFMSGSRTSMPFKGFQEGRQISLRLSDVDKIRSEIEGIQFVVPRNATGGQVVHGLKTGNFTIFGDFPLIDEVQKKNLIEGRFINQNDMDGNKKVCVISEGVYKELFDRNEEAIGVYIKVSGINYKVVGVYETSQFEGKNNIHIPFSTFKLVYNKGDKFEWMVVTGKEEFDIVQLESDVKLLLKNLHKIHPDDNRAFRGFNLGERIKQVTGFLTGMQFLTWFVGIATLIAGVFAIGNILLITVKERTKEIGIRRALGATPNKVRQQIILESLFLTLLAGSLGIIAGGLVLMLLDNFVEFLVNPTVDIPIVLIAYAVLVFLGTLIGFIPAYMATIVKPIDALREE; encoded by the coding sequence ATGAGATTTTTATTTGAAAAAGATACTTGGCAAGAAATTTACGGTAGTATTCGAAAGAATAAAACTAGAACTGCAATCACCATTTTTGGAGCATTTTGGGGAATTCTATTACTGGTAGGTTTATTAGGTGCAGCCAAAGGAATAGAAAATAGTTTTAATAGCATGTTTGGTAATTTTGCTACTAACAGTGTTTTTATGTCTGGGAGTAGAACTTCAATGCCTTTTAAAGGTTTTCAAGAAGGACGCCAAATTAGTTTAAGATTAAGTGATGTAGATAAAATTCGTTCAGAAATAGAAGGTATTCAGTTTGTAGTGCCAAGAAATGCAACTGGCGGACAAGTGGTTCATGGTCTAAAGACTGGTAATTTTACTATTTTTGGAGATTTTCCTTTAATAGATGAAGTTCAAAAAAAGAACTTGATAGAAGGTCGATTTATCAATCAAAATGACATGGACGGAAACAAAAAGGTTTGTGTTATTAGTGAAGGTGTTTATAAAGAATTATTTGATAGAAATGAAGAGGCTATAGGTGTTTATATAAAAGTAAGTGGCATCAATTATAAAGTAGTTGGGGTTTATGAAACAAGTCAGTTTGAAGGGAAAAACAACATCCACATTCCTTTTAGTACCTTTAAATTAGTTTATAATAAAGGAGATAAATTCGAATGGATGGTTGTAACCGGAAAAGAAGAGTTTGATATCGTTCAATTAGAATCTGATGTAAAATTATTATTGAAAAATTTACATAAAATCCACCCAGATGACAACAGAGCATTTAGAGGATTTAATTTAGGAGAACGTATAAAACAAGTTACAGGTTTTTTAACAGGTATGCAGTTTTTAACATGGTTTGTAGGTATTGCAACCTTAATAGCTGGTGTTTTTGCAATTGGTAATATTTTATTGATTACTGTTAAAGAAAGAACAAAAGAAATAGGAATTAGAAGAGCTTTAGGGGCAACGCCAAATAAAGTAAGACAACAAATTATATTAGAATCGTTATTTTTAACGCTGTTAGCAGGTTCTTTAGGAATCATTGCTGGTGGATTAGTTTTAATGTTATTAGATAATTTTGTAGAATTTCTTGTAAATCCTACAGTAGATATTCCTATTGTTTTAATAGCATATGCAGTATTAGTATTTTTAGGAACATTAATAGGCTTTATACCTGCGTATATGGCAACGATAGTGAAACCAATAGACGCATTAAGAGAAGAATAA